The Vicia villosa cultivar HV-30 ecotype Madison, WI linkage group LG1, Vvil1.0, whole genome shotgun sequence genome includes a region encoding these proteins:
- the LOC131604486 gene encoding protein STRICTOSIDINE SYNTHASE-LIKE 12-like: MLNMAMVVTVTLVIFLLCSPSSVAILLNKLQLPTPVTGPESLAFDRNGGGPYVSSSDGRIFKYIGPNDGFKEYAYTSPNRNKKICDGLADFSALQATCGRPLGLGFNHQTGDLYVADAYFGLVKVGPDGGNVTQLVGPEQGNTTMFADGLDVDPDTGIVYFTIASTNFQLKDYQTLLNSGDNSGSLLKYDPSTNQTTVLLSNLEVPSGVAVSRDGSFLLVSEYLANRIQRVWLKGPRANSTELFTILAGRPDNIKRNSRGQFWISVNSIVGPPRFPRRSTLPAGVRVTENGLVLQIVSLVGEYGTEPASEVQEYNGTLYGGSLFANYATIFTP, encoded by the exons ATGTTAAACATGGCAATGGTTGTCACTGTAACTCTTGTTATCTTCCTATTGTGTTCTCCATCATCAGTAGCTATATTACTCAACAAGCTTCAGCTACCCACACCAGTGACAGGACCTGAGTCCCTCGCATTTGATAGAAACGGTGGAGGACCTTATGTGTCTTCTTCTGATGGAAGAATCTTTAAATATATTGGTCCAAATGATGgtttcaaggaatatgcttaCACATCTCCAAACA gGAACAAGAAAATCTGTGATGGACTTGCTGATTTCTCAGCACTCCAAGCAACATGTGGAAGGCCTTTAGGGTTGGGTTTCAACCATCAGACAGGTGATTTGTATGTAGCTGATGCTTATTTCGGGCTTGTTAAGGTTGGTCCGGATGGAGGAAATGTAACACAATTAGTTGGACCTGAACAAGGCAATACTACAATGTTTGCTGATGGTTTGGATGTAGATCCTGACACCGGAATCGTCTATTTTACCATAGCTAGCACCAATTTCCAACTCAA AGATTACCAAACACTGCTAAATAGTGGAGATAATTCAGGAAGCTTATTGAAATATGATCCAAGCACCAACCAAACAACAGTGTTGCTAAGCAATCTTGAAGTGCCATCTGGGGTGGCAGTAAGCAGAGATGGTTCATTTTTACTTGTAAGTGAATATCTAGCAAACAGAATTCAGAGAGTGTGGCTGAAAGGTCCAAGAGCCAATTCAACGGAATTATTCACAATACTAGCTGGAAGACCAGATAACATCAAGAGGAATTCAAGAGGACAATTTTGGATTTCAGTGAATAGTATTGTAGGACCACCTAGATTTCCAAGACGTTCTACATTGCCTGCAGGAGTCAGAGTCACAGAGAATGGTTTAGTTTTACAGATTGTGTCTCTTGTGGGTGAGTATGGTACTGAACCAGCTAGTGAGGTTCAAGAGTACAATGGAACACTTTATGGTGGCTCCTTGTTTGCTAATTATGCTACCATTTTTACCCCGTAG
- the LOC131634400 gene encoding pentatricopeptide repeat-containing protein At1g12300, mitochondrial-like, with product MSLRRLYSQFHDDLVSSFNFLLSQNPTPSTIIQFAKILGSLVKAKHYSTAVSLYRQLELNRGIKSDLVTLNIWINCFSQLGHNSLSFSIFANILKKGYQPDAITLTTIIKGLCLKGELHEALHFHDKVVAQGFHLDQVCYGTLINGLCKVGKTREALQLLRQVDGKLVQPNVVMYNTIIDSMCKGKLINEAFDLYSKMVAKRISSDVFTYNSLIYGFCVVGELKDAIGLFNKMILENINPNVHTFNILVDAFCKEGKLKEAKNVIAAMMKKSIKPNDFTFISLMDGYCLVNDVCKANDIFNSMAQMGVVSNVYSYTIMINGFCKIKMVEKAVNLFQEMHHKNIIPDTITYSSLIDGLCKFGRISYALELVEEMHDRCQPPNIITYNSILDALCKNNHLDKAIVLLKKIKEKGIQLDMFSYNILINGMCKGGRLEDAQKVFEDLLVKGYTLDIYTYNTMINGFCNKGLFDEALTMMSQMEDYGCIPNAITYEILILSLFKENENDEAEKLLREMIARGLL from the exons ATGTCATTAAG GCGACTATACTCTCAATTCCATGACGATCTCGTTTCCTCATTCAATTTCTTGCTCAGTCAGAATCCTACCCCATCCACCATCATCCAATTTGCCAAGATTTTAGGTTCCCTTGTCAAGGCCAAACATTACTCCACCGCTGTTTCACTCTATCGACAGTTGGAATTAAACAGAGGAATTAAGTCTGACTTAGTCACTTTAAACATCTGGATCAATTGCTTTTCTCAATTGGGTCATAACTCTCTTTCCTTTTCTATATTTGCTAACATTCTCAAGAAAGGTTACCAGCCAGATGCCATAACTTTGACTACAATCATTAAAGGTCTTTGTCTCAAAGGTGAGCTCCATGAAGCATTGCACTTTCATGACAAGGTGGTAGCGCAGGGATTTCATTTGGACCAAGTTTGTTATGGCACCTTGATTAATGGCTTATGTAAAGTTGGAAAAACAAGAGAAGCCTTGCAATTGCTGAGACAAGTTGATGGGAAGTTGGTTCAACCTAATGTGGTAATGTACAATACAATCATTGATAGTATGTGCAAAGGTAAACTTATTAATGAAGCTTTTGATTTATATTCTAAAATGGTTGCTAAGAGAATCTCTTCTGATGtttttacttataattcattaatCTATGGGTTTTGCGTTGTGGGTGAATTAAAAGATGCAATTGGTTTGTTCAATAAAATGATATTGGAAAACATCAACCCTAATGTGCATACCTTTAATATTTTGGTTGATGCTTTTTGTAAGGAAGGAAAGCTGAAAGAAGCTAAAAATGTGATAGCTGCGATGATGAAAAAAAGCATCAAGCCTAATGATTTTACTTTTATCTCTTTAATGGATGGATATTGTTTGGTAAATGATGTATGCAAGGCCAATGATATATTTAATAGTATGGCCCAAATGGGAGTGGTTTCTAATGTTTACAGCTACACCATCATGATTAATGGATTTTGTAAGATTAAAATGGTTGAGAAAGCCGTGAATCTCTTTCAAGAAATGCATCACAAAAATATCATTCCTGATACAATAACCTACAGTTCTCTCATTGATGGTTTGTGCAAATTTGGGAGAATATCATATGCTTTAGAGCTTGTCGAAGAGATGCATGATAGATGTCAACCACCTAATATAATTACGTACAATTCTATATTGGATGCTTTATGCAAAAATAATCATCTTGACAAGGCAAttgtattattaaaaaaaattaaagagaagGGTATTCAATTAGATATGTTCTCGTATAATATTCTTATCAATGGAATGTGCAAAGGCGGAAGACTAGAGGATGCACAAAAAGTTTTTGAAGATCTTTTGGTTAAAGGGTACACTCTTGACATCTATACTTATAACACTATGATCAACGGGTTTTGCAATAAGGGCTTGTTTGATGAAGCATTGACCATGATGTCACAAATGGAAGACTACGGTTGCATTCCAAATGCTataacatatgaaatacttattctttctctctttaaagaaaatgaaaatgacGAAGCAGAGAAGCTTCTTAGAGAAATGATTGCGAGAGGTCTATTGTAA